In Carassius carassius chromosome 7, fCarCar2.1, whole genome shotgun sequence, one genomic interval encodes:
- the LOC132143557 gene encoding E3 ubiquitin-protein ligase MARCHF1-like, producing the protein MPVHQISVVPIAKETTNSSSRNRDKSKENEGEKAPRRSGSRSSNISKAGSSTPGAVLNSVSQTSVTPSSQDICSSSGRAKLEVDGSEQTTPVMPINPTSDSAPTAKRQVKRRIRRRRESTGNVGCATECVDQPRHLRLHKQTHTHSDSSSEDEQRCREARSWSRQKARRRRSGSRHMQARSRGERDTTKLMSVNSDEEQKENQPPLCKRPNTRAHKKMSKWEERGGQNQAANHRKGNELGNNRTANEEEEPITKTYEERGSGDQNMSVPSPCKCTIPINQNGATQQACTDDELEVCRICHCEGDEECPLITPCHCTGSLRFVHQGCLHQWIRSSDTRCCELCKYDFIMETHLKPLRKWEKLQMSTSERRKIFCSVTFHLAAVVCVIWSLYVLIDRTAEEIHQGKDNALVRLSTLNAVGVLDWPFWTKLIVVAVGFAGGLIFMYIQCKVYLQLWRRLKAFNRIIFVQNCPDTIRNGENRPPPVTQSNGTHGTAEAPSPQTKTNTGVEMAPV; encoded by the exons GAGTCGATCCAGCAATATATCTA AGGCGGGCAGTTCCACTCCAGGAGCCGTGCTGAACAGTGTCTCTCAAACATCAGTTACACCGTCCTCACAGGACATATGCAG CTCTAGTGGTCGAGCTAAACTTGAAGTAGATGGCTCAGAGCAGACTACACCTGTCATGCCCATAAACCCTACCTCCGACTCCGCCCCCACGGCAAAACGGCAAGTCAAACGCCGTATCCGTCGGCGACGGGAGAGCACCGGAAACGTTGGGTGTGCAACAGAGTGTGTGGACCAACCGAGACATTTACGGTTGcataagcaaacacacacacactctgactcCTCCTCAGAGGACGAGCAACGCTGCCGAGAAGCTCGCTCCTGGAGCCGCCAGAAAGCACGACGGAGACGCAGTGGCAGCCGACACATGCAAGCACGTTCCCGTGGGGAACGGGACACCACTAAACTCATGTCTGTAAACTCAGATGAGGAACAGAAAGAGAACCAGCCACCACTGTGCAAGCGCCCCAACACCAGGGCCCATAAAAAGATGTCAAAATGGGAGGAGCGTGGGGGCCAAAACCAGGCAGCCAATCACAGAAAAGGGAATGAGCTTGGTAATAATAGGACCGCCAATGAGGAGGAAGAGCCTATTACAAAGACGTATGAGGAAAGAGGTTCAGGAGATCAAAATATGTCTGTCCCATCCCCTTGTAAATGCACTATTCCTATCAATCAAAATGGTGCCACGCAACAAGCATGCACTGATGATGAGCTAGAGGTGTGCAG GATCTGTCACTGTGAAGGTGACGAGGAGTGTCCGCTCATCACCCCTTGCCATTGCACAGGAAGTTTGCGTTTTGTGCACCAGGGCTGCCTGCACCAGTGGATCAGGAGCTCCGACACACGCTGCTGTGAGCTGTGCAAATATGACTTCATCATGGAGACACACCTCAAGCCTTTGCGCAAG tggGAAAAACTACAGATGTCTACAAGCGAGCGGCGGAAGATCTTCTGTTCTGTGACTTTTCACCTGGCTGCTGTGGTGTGTGTCATCTGGTCACTCTACGTTCTGATTGACCGCACCGCTGAAGAGATCCACCAAGGCAAGGACAATg CCTTGGTGCGTTTGTCCACTCTCAATGCCGTAGGGGTGCTGGATTGGCCGTTCTGGACCAAGCTCATCGTGGTGGCGGTTGGCTTTGCTGGAGGACTTATCTTCATGTACATTCAGTGCAAAGTCTACCTGCAGCTCTGGAGGAGGCTGAAGGCTTTCAACAGGATCATCTTTGTACAGAACTGCCCCGATACCATCCGCAACGGAGAGAACAGGCCGCCCCCAGTCACCCAGAGCAACGGCACGCACGGGACAGCGGAGGCTCCCAGTCCtcagacaaaaacaaacacaggagTGGAAATGGCCCCTGTTTGA